From Chryseobacterium sp. IHB B 17019, one genomic window encodes:
- a CDS encoding (Fe-S)-binding protein has protein sequence MDFNIKTMAEYAAEGKSPEVLFWVGCAGSFDDRAKKITKAFCKILNKIGVDFAVLGQEESCTGDPAKRAGNEFIFQMMALTNIEVLNAYEVKKIVTACPHCFNTLKNEYPSLGGNYDVVHHTQFLKTLMEEGRLKIEGGAFKGKKITFHDPCYLGRANNEYEAPRILLEKLDAELVEMKRCKTNGLCCGAGGAQMFKEPEKGNKDINIERTEEALSFEPKVIATGCPFCNTMMTDGVKHFNKNTEVEVKDIVELLAEAEDL, from the coding sequence ATGGATTTCAATATAAAAACAATGGCAGAATATGCTGCCGAAGGAAAATCACCTGAAGTTTTATTTTGGGTGGGTTGTGCAGGAAGTTTTGACGACCGTGCTAAAAAAATTACGAAAGCATTTTGCAAAATATTAAATAAAATAGGTGTTGATTTCGCAGTCTTAGGACAGGAAGAAAGCTGTACGGGAGATCCTGCAAAACGTGCTGGAAATGAGTTCATCTTTCAAATGATGGCCCTGACAAATATTGAAGTTCTGAACGCTTATGAAGTAAAGAAAATTGTAACGGCTTGTCCACACTGTTTCAACACCCTTAAAAATGAATATCCAAGTCTGGGTGGAAACTATGACGTTGTTCACCATACACAATTCCTCAAAACCTTAATGGAAGAAGGACGATTGAAGATTGAAGGCGGTGCATTCAAAGGGAAAAAGATCACTTTCCATGATCCGTGTTACTTAGGAAGAGCAAATAATGAATACGAGGCTCCCAGAATTTTATTAGAAAAACTGGATGCAGAGCTTGTAGAAATGAAGCGTTGTAAAACAAATGGACTTTGCTGCGGTGCCGGAGGTGCACAGATGTTTAAAGAACCTGAAAAAGGCAATAAAGACATTAACATCGAAAGAACAGAAGAAGCATTATCTTTTGAGCCTAAAGTAATTGCAACAGGTTGCCCGTTCTGTAATACAATGATGACGGATGGTGTGAAACATTTCAATAAAAATACCGAAGTTGAAGTAAAAGATATTGTAGAACTTCTTGCTGAAGCGGAAGATTTATAA
- a CDS encoding FixH family protein, translated as MKNFSWGHGVVIALFAFIIFILSMLFLFPNGQKNSEMVTDNYYEEELKYQDVIDAKRRADQLQEKPVYSQNKNGITITFPKDYDNSNTTVKFVLNRTDDQNLDIHKSVQLDANKSFIIPAQVLTLGNYTLRLNWTKDKTDYRMDYDVIWK; from the coding sequence ATGAAGAACTTCAGTTGGGGACACGGTGTTGTAATCGCATTATTTGCGTTCATAATTTTTATTTTGTCGATGCTTTTTCTTTTCCCGAACGGGCAGAAAAATTCAGAGATGGTAACTGATAATTATTACGAAGAAGAATTAAAATACCAAGATGTAATTGATGCTAAAAGAAGAGCTGACCAATTGCAGGAAAAGCCTGTATACAGCCAAAATAAAAACGGAATTACCATTACTTTTCCAAAAGACTATGACAATTCCAATACTACGGTAAAATTTGTTTTAAACAGAACCGACGACCAGAATCTGGATATACATAAATCTGTACAGCTTGATGCCAACAAATCATTCATAATTCCCGCTCAGGTACTGACACTGGGAAATTATACATTAAGGCTAAACTGGACAAAAGATAAGACAGACTACCGAATGGATTACGACGTGATATGGAAATAG
- a CDS encoding polysaccharide biosynthesis C-terminal domain-containing protein, giving the protein MWGSEGKGVISIVIADLTIISFFANIFVGSSMSYFASKFKVEQILPFAYLWSVIIGILIPVFFSFNHGSEYSNYLIVLSVLSSLLATNVNLFVGQRNIKMFNLYTVLQQIIHIVFIVINVYIVKITSVDSYFIAQISCFGLLFLVSAFQVLRQCNFKNISFSKEIGSKLFDYGWKTQLSAFLQFLNNRLSFYFLEYFKGIVSVGVFSVGIAFSEAIWTVSRSLSVVLYADVINNKNSNDAIEKTKVSLRVSFLITLLFIIIMLLIPAEVYSMIFGKDFNQTKEIVLFLSPGILAIAVSNIIGYYFAGINKLRILNVKAIVGLIFTVISSFFIIPKWGIKGACVITSISYCLSSALLFWRFYQITDFHIKDFILSKAEINLLLKKVLKK; this is encoded by the coding sequence ATGTGGGGCAGTGAGGGGAAAGGTGTGATTTCGATAGTGATTGCAGACCTTACCATCATCAGCTTTTTTGCGAATATCTTTGTTGGAAGCAGCATGAGTTATTTTGCCTCAAAATTTAAGGTTGAGCAAATTTTACCGTTTGCCTATTTATGGTCAGTTATTATTGGAATATTGATTCCTGTTTTTTTCAGTTTTAATCATGGTTCGGAATATTCTAACTATCTGATTGTTCTTTCTGTTTTATCGTCACTTTTAGCTACAAATGTGAATTTGTTTGTGGGACAGCGGAACATTAAAATGTTCAATCTTTATACTGTTTTACAGCAAATTATTCATATTGTATTTATTGTCATTAATGTTTATATCGTTAAAATTACTTCTGTTGATTCTTATTTTATCGCGCAAATAAGCTGTTTCGGATTGCTGTTTTTAGTGAGCGCTTTTCAGGTTTTAAGACAATGCAATTTTAAAAATATTTCGTTTTCTAAAGAAATTGGTAGTAAACTATTCGATTACGGTTGGAAAACCCAATTAAGTGCTTTTCTACAATTTTTAAATAACAGATTATCCTTTTACTTCCTTGAATATTTCAAAGGAATTGTGAGTGTCGGCGTTTTTTCTGTTGGTATTGCTTTTTCAGAGGCGATATGGACAGTGAGCCGGAGTCTTTCTGTGGTGCTTTATGCGGATGTTATTAATAATAAAAATTCCAATGATGCCATTGAAAAGACCAAAGTTTCTTTGAGGGTCAGCTTTTTGATTACCTTATTATTTATCATTATAATGTTGTTAATTCCTGCAGAGGTGTATTCTATGATTTTTGGGAAAGATTTTAATCAGACTAAAGAAATTGTGTTATTTCTTTCACCCGGAATTTTGGCCATTGCAGTCAGTAATATTATAGGATATTATTTTGCCGGAATTAATAAATTAAGGATTTTAAATGTAAAAGCTATTGTCGGACTTATTTTTACAGTGATTTCATCATTTTTTATTATTCCGAAATGGGGAATCAAGGGTGCCTGTGTGATTACTTCGATTTCTTATTGCCTTTCTTCCGCGCTATTATTTTGGAGGTTTTATCAGATAACGGATTTTCATATTAAGGATTTTATTTTGTCGAAGGCAGAAATTAATTTGTTGTTGAAGAAGGTTTTGAAGAAATAG
- a CDS encoding sulfite exporter TauE/SafE family protein, which translates to MEIALIVSAIALGFASGFHCIGMCGPIALSMGLTKKQATNYYLQNLTYQFGRIFTYSLLGAILGTIGEGFEMAGFQKYLTIAVGILLIVMAVSSFGGKDFASKIPFFSKFLFKVKSNLGKLLQKADYRSRFTTGILNGFLPCGMVYMALTASLASGGIWQGALYMALFGLGTLPFMFAVVLAGNLMNQAFRMKILKVIPVVMIILGGLFIVRGLELGIPYISPPAAAMTISKDNNGQCHLPGDHSTHDHSKENCH; encoded by the coding sequence ATGGAAATAGCACTTATTGTATCGGCAATTGCGCTAGGTTTCGCTTCCGGATTCCACTGTATCGGGATGTGCGGACCTATTGCCTTGTCGATGGGATTAACAAAAAAGCAGGCTACCAATTACTACCTTCAGAATCTTACGTATCAATTTGGGAGAATTTTTACGTACTCCCTTCTAGGAGCGATTCTCGGGACTATTGGTGAGGGGTTTGAAATGGCCGGTTTCCAGAAATATCTTACAATCGCTGTTGGGATTTTATTGATTGTAATGGCTGTTTCTTCTTTTGGAGGAAAGGATTTTGCTTCAAAAATTCCTTTTTTTTCTAAATTTTTATTTAAAGTTAAATCAAACTTAGGAAAGCTCCTTCAAAAAGCAGATTACCGCTCAAGATTCACCACAGGAATATTAAACGGATTTCTACCTTGCGGAATGGTTTATATGGCTTTAACGGCTAGCCTTGCAAGCGGAGGAATCTGGCAGGGAGCTTTATATATGGCTTTATTTGGGTTGGGAACACTTCCGTTCATGTTTGCAGTAGTTTTGGCCGGTAATCTGATGAATCAAGCTTTTAGAATGAAAATTTTAAAGGTGATTCCTGTTGTCATGATTATTTTAGGCGGATTGTTTATCGTGAGAGGCTTGGAGCTGGGAATCCCTTATATTTCTCCACCCGCTGCAGCAATGACGATTTCCAAAGACAATAACGGACAATGCCATTTGCCGGGAGATCACAGTACGCATGATCACAGCAAAGAAAATTGTCATTAA
- the serS gene encoding serine--tRNA ligase, translating to MLQVNFLRDNKERVLEGLKKRQFKNLELVDEAIATDDERKKIQFELDSQLSEINKISKEIGILMKEGKKEEAESAKSKTAQYKESSKELQSQLDTKEKALLDILYQLPNIPNEKVKSGASADDNEIIYQSHDVEGLGEGAIPHWELAKKYNLIDFELGVKIAGAGFPVYLGKGARLQRALVQYFLDKNVEKGYMEVNPPHVVNEASGYGTGQLPDKEGQMYFINEDNLYLIPTAEVPVTNLYRDVLFEEKDLPIKNTAFSQCYRREAGSYGAHVRGLNRLHQFEKVEIVRIEKPENSYAVLEEMVEHIKEILTDLELPYRVLRLCGGDTGFASAMTYDFEVWSAAQEMWLEVSSVSNFETFQANRLKCRYKTEGKSQLVHTLNGSAMALPRIMAALLENNQTAEGIKLPKKVAEYARFDLIN from the coding sequence ATGTTACAAGTCAATTTTTTGCGCGACAACAAAGAGCGCGTTTTAGAAGGTCTTAAAAAAAGACAATTCAAGAATCTTGAGTTGGTAGATGAGGCTATTGCTACTGACGACGAAAGAAAAAAAATTCAGTTTGAATTAGACTCCCAACTTTCCGAAATCAACAAAATCTCCAAAGAAATCGGGATTTTAATGAAAGAAGGAAAAAAAGAAGAAGCTGAATCCGCAAAATCTAAAACAGCGCAATACAAAGAGTCCAGTAAAGAATTGCAGTCACAATTAGATACAAAAGAAAAGGCTTTATTAGATATTCTGTACCAACTCCCAAACATTCCGAATGAAAAGGTAAAAAGCGGTGCATCTGCAGATGACAACGAAATCATTTATCAATCTCACGATGTGGAAGGTCTTGGTGAAGGAGCAATTCCTCACTGGGAACTGGCAAAGAAATACAACCTTATCGATTTTGAATTAGGAGTAAAAATCGCAGGTGCAGGTTTTCCAGTTTATCTTGGTAAAGGTGCAAGATTACAAAGAGCCTTGGTTCAGTATTTTCTGGATAAGAATGTTGAGAAAGGATATATGGAAGTGAATCCGCCTCACGTTGTCAATGAAGCTTCAGGATACGGAACGGGTCAATTGCCTGATAAAGAGGGGCAAATGTATTTTATTAATGAAGATAATTTATATTTAATTCCGACTGCAGAAGTTCCTGTGACGAATCTTTATCGTGATGTTTTGTTCGAGGAAAAAGATTTGCCGATAAAAAATACTGCTTTTTCACAATGCTACAGAAGGGAAGCCGGAAGTTACGGGGCTCACGTAAGAGGTTTGAACCGTCTTCACCAGTTTGAAAAAGTAGAAATCGTAAGAATTGAAAAGCCGGAAAATTCTTACGCTGTTCTGGAAGAAATGGTGGAACATATCAAGGAAATTCTTACTGATCTTGAGCTTCCATACAGAGTATTAAGACTTTGTGGCGGCGATACTGGTTTTGCTTCTGCGATGACATACGATTTTGAAGTTTGGAGTGCAGCTCAGGAAATGTGGCTGGAAGTAAGCTCTGTTTCCAATTTTGAAACTTTCCAGGCGAACAGATTGAAATGCCGTTACAAAACGGAAGGAAAGTCTCAGCTGGTTCATACATTAAACGGCTCTGCAATGGCATTGCCAAGAATTATGGCGGCTTTGCTTGAAAATAATCAGACAGCAGAAGGCATTAAGCTTCCAAAGAAGGTTGCTGAATATGCGAGATTTGATTTGATTAATTAA
- a CDS encoding MlaD family protein, which yields MKFSKELKAGVIALLAIVGFVILFQFMKGRSLFTTDNIFYAKYDNVEGLAQSSPVSINGLKVGQVDKIIPHTAKDGKIDFLVKITVDNNFEFSKNSTLEIFEPGLMSGKEMRVNLAYGGPTAKDGDTLKGAFKLGTLGSLSSQVGPVKDQLQTVLYRVDSLMANANQVVNAQNREEIRALLANLNKTVAALQTTAGSVNTLVGNNDPKLQKVLDDASLTMQSGKVTLDKYGNLAESIDTKRLNATIANLDATVGRLNDVVAGINNGQGSLGKLMKDEQLYNNLNSASTNLNSLIEDMKANPKRYINFSVFGKNNKD from the coding sequence GTGAAGTTCAGTAAAGAATTAAAAGCTGGTGTAATTGCACTTTTAGCTATTGTAGGATTTGTGATTTTATTTCAATTTATGAAGGGCAGAAGCCTTTTTACTACCGATAATATATTTTACGCAAAATATGACAACGTAGAAGGGTTGGCTCAATCCTCGCCCGTTTCCATCAATGGTTTGAAAGTGGGGCAAGTTGATAAAATTATACCTCATACCGCCAAAGACGGTAAAATTGATTTTCTTGTAAAAATCACAGTTGACAATAATTTTGAGTTTTCAAAAAATTCCACACTTGAGATCTTCGAACCAGGATTGATGTCAGGAAAAGAAATGCGAGTAAATCTTGCATACGGTGGGCCAACTGCAAAAGATGGAGATACGTTAAAAGGAGCTTTCAAACTGGGAACTTTGGGAAGCCTTTCTTCTCAAGTAGGTCCCGTGAAAGATCAACTACAGACGGTTTTATATCGTGTAGATTCTTTAATGGCCAATGCAAATCAGGTCGTAAACGCTCAAAACCGAGAAGAAATCAGAGCTTTATTAGCCAATCTTAATAAAACCGTTGCAGCACTTCAGACCACGGCCGGAAGTGTGAATACTCTGGTGGGAAATAACGATCCGAAGCTGCAGAAAGTATTGGATGATGCAAGCCTTACCATGCAAAGTGGTAAAGTGACTTTGGATAAATATGGGAACCTGGCAGAAAGCATCGATACGAAGAGATTGAATGCTACTATTGCTAATCTGGATGCTACTGTTGGTAGACTTAATGATGTAGTTGCCGGTATCAATAACGGACAGGGAAGCTTGGGTAAACTGATGAAAGATGAGCAGCTTTACAACAACTTGAATTCTGCATCTACCAATTTGAATTCATTAATTGAAGACATGAAAGCAAATCCGAAGAGATATATTAATTTCTCGGTTTTTGGTAAAAATAATAAAGACTAA
- a CDS encoding glycosyltransferase encodes MLKILFLTTAHRYDDDRIFYHQAKTLKSEGNQVKICSLSSEFQGYLEGIEIESYSILEKSTEEKTKVFERVCDTFQPDCIICSEPLAVIASKKFKKEKKISVIYDITEWYPSMRMVENFSFPLNIIHAVKFFLVQLYAGFISTHYIFGENTKKFPLAYFFPFKKSIVLPYYPDDIYIHQHIKKLEQNKITLCYTGQFSEEKGIGNFFEAINSLKNKKPDLEISILLMGGTRKEKDEKYFSELISKYQFENITIKKSASFESFTEAYTDADICFDLRTLNYENHHCLPIKIFYYAASGKPVIYTDLKATRQQVNVSEFGFLVDPTNSDEIADIILTYIENPELYFKHAHNARSEYEKNYNWNVIKNSFINFIKKSIK; translated from the coding sequence ATGTTGAAGATTCTTTTTTTAACCACTGCTCACCGATACGACGATGATAGAATATTTTATCATCAGGCGAAGACGCTTAAAAGTGAGGGAAATCAAGTTAAAATTTGCAGTCTTTCTTCAGAGTTCCAAGGTTATCTTGAAGGAATTGAAATTGAATCTTATTCTATTTTAGAAAAGAGCACGGAAGAGAAAACGAAAGTTTTCGAAAGAGTTTGCGATACCTTCCAGCCGGATTGTATCATCTGCTCTGAGCCATTGGCTGTGATTGCTTCAAAGAAGTTCAAAAAAGAGAAAAAAATCAGTGTTATTTACGATATTACGGAATGGTATCCATCGATGAGAATGGTTGAAAATTTTTCCTTTCCATTAAATATTATTCACGCTGTTAAGTTTTTTCTTGTCCAATTGTATGCAGGCTTTATCAGCACTCATTATATTTTTGGCGAAAACACGAAAAAATTTCCTCTGGCATATTTTTTCCCATTTAAAAAAAGTATTGTTTTACCTTATTATCCGGATGATATTTATATCCATCAACACATCAAAAAATTAGAGCAAAATAAAATTACCCTATGCTATACAGGCCAATTTTCCGAAGAAAAAGGAATCGGAAACTTTTTCGAGGCAATTAATAGTTTAAAGAATAAAAAGCCAGATCTTGAGATTTCAATTTTATTAATGGGAGGTACCAGAAAAGAAAAAGATGAGAAATATTTTTCAGAATTAATTTCAAAATATCAATTTGAGAATATCACTATTAAGAAATCGGCTTCTTTTGAAAGCTTTACAGAAGCTTACACAGACGCTGATATTTGTTTTGATTTGCGAACTCTGAATTATGAAAATCATCATTGTCTTCCAATAAAAATATTTTACTATGCAGCTTCTGGGAAGCCGGTTATTTATACAGATCTGAAAGCAACCCGGCAACAGGTAAACGTTTCAGAATTTGGGTTTTTGGTTGATCCTACAAATTCTGATGAAATAGCGGATATTATTCTCACATATATCGAAAACCCTGAATTATATTTTAAACACGCTCATAATGCCAGGTCAGAATATGAGAAGAACTATAACTGGAATGTTATTAAAAACTCATTTATCAACTTCATCAAAAAATCTATAAAATAA
- a CDS encoding (Fe-S)-binding protein, which yields MQYIDNIIFLILLVAGFGLFAKSLQKIYRNIRLGREINRNDRKGERWETMARVAMGQSKMGKRPIAGILHLFVYVGFIIINIELIEIIVDGIFGTHRFLATILGHGFYNFFTATLEVLAILVVIGVVTFFIRRNFYGVKRLTMKELFGWPKQDANWILIIEFALMMAFFTMNASDSILQMRGFEGFHQVGSFPISQMTFVPFFEVFSFDNGFLFFIERGAWWFHFVGILFFMNYLYYSKHLHIILAFPSTWYANLEKKGKFNNLESVTQEIKLMMDPNADPYAAPAEGSEAEVPSKFGAEDVFDLNQVQLLNAYSCTECGRCTDVCPANITGKKLSPRLILMKTRDRLEEVGKNIDKNGSFVDDGKKLLNDYITKEELWACTTCNACTEACPVLLDPLSIIFEMRRFLVMEQSAAPQELNLMMTNVENNAAPWQYNQADRLNWAND from the coding sequence ATGCAATATATCGATAATATAATTTTTCTGATTTTATTAGTTGCAGGTTTTGGACTTTTTGCAAAAAGTCTGCAAAAGATATATAGAAACATCAGATTAGGACGCGAGATCAACCGAAATGACAGAAAAGGAGAGCGCTGGGAAACCATGGCACGAGTGGCAATGGGGCAGAGCAAGATGGGAAAACGGCCGATTGCCGGTATTTTGCACCTTTTCGTTTACGTCGGTTTTATCATTATTAATATAGAACTTATCGAGATCATCGTTGATGGGATTTTCGGGACACATAGATTTTTAGCAACAATTCTAGGGCATGGTTTTTACAATTTCTTTACAGCAACTTTAGAGGTTTTAGCAATCTTGGTTGTAATCGGGGTTGTGACATTCTTCATCCGTAGAAATTTTTACGGGGTAAAGAGGTTAACCATGAAAGAACTTTTCGGATGGCCAAAACAGGATGCCAACTGGATTCTGATCATCGAGTTTGCTTTAATGATGGCTTTTTTCACAATGAATGCTTCAGATTCTATTCTTCAGATGAGAGGTTTTGAAGGGTTTCATCAGGTAGGATCATTCCCGATCAGTCAGATGACTTTTGTTCCATTTTTTGAAGTTTTTAGTTTTGATAATGGTTTTCTATTCTTTATAGAAAGAGGAGCCTGGTGGTTCCATTTTGTAGGGATTTTGTTCTTTATGAATTACCTTTATTATTCAAAACATTTACATATAATTTTAGCTTTTCCTAGTACTTGGTACGCCAATCTGGAGAAAAAAGGGAAATTCAATAATCTGGAATCGGTAACTCAGGAAATTAAATTAATGATGGACCCGAATGCTGATCCTTACGCTGCTCCGGCAGAAGGAAGTGAGGCAGAAGTTCCTTCAAAATTTGGTGCAGAAGATGTTTTTGACTTAAATCAGGTTCAGCTTTTAAATGCTTATTCCTGTACGGAATGTGGTCGTTGTACTGATGTTTGTCCTGCAAATATTACAGGAAAAAAACTGTCTCCGAGATTAATTTTAATGAAAACAAGAGACCGTTTGGAAGAAGTTGGCAAAAACATTGATAAAAACGGAAGTTTTGTTGATGATGGAAAGAAACTCCTGAACGATTATATCACAAAAGAAGAACTTTGGGCTTGTACGACATGTAATGCCTGTACTGAGGCTTGTCCCGTATTGCTTGATCCGCTTTCTATTATTTTCGAAATGAGAAGATTCCTCGTGATGGAGCAGTCTGCAGCACCGCAGGAATTGAATCTTATGATGACAAATGTAGAAAACAATGCCGCTCCTTGGCAGTATAATCAGGCGGATCGTCTGAATTGGGCAAATGATTAA
- a CDS encoding SurA N-terminal domain-containing protein: MAILGQIRSKPWLLMGVIALALLAFLVNPESIDKVFGKNPDVLGKVNGEKITREEFNDQLFVLQQQADQQGQPKAGLEEQAWQLLVQSKLIKQQFEKLGFEMTEDYFWNQLQYDQMFAQQQQFFDEKGNFKTQELKKQIEDMKAASPEGYNQWLKTRKSIEYRLMARQVFANVSQGITTGKKEAEELMKQRDQLADIDFVKIDYAAYLQKNNIKVTAEDLANYIKQHPIMFKAEASRNLGVVYFPSQPSAADDAAAQKEINKLFSAGTDASGGAENFQNTKNDSMFVMANSDMPFSNQYVMPNQLPQTIQGQIATAAIGQTFGPYKEQNFYVVSKLLDKKASDSTLSKHILIAYKGAERSTATRTKEQAKKIADSLLTVIKGNPAAFANGLKLSDEPNAVERNGSVGWTTPQSQFAPGYLNFLASNPKGSTGLAETEFGYHIINVEDKKAGTMGYKVAHLVKAVKPSDATEAETDKKARKFIQQVQGKSFNDFVNIAKKGNYQFSNPKQAKRFDGQLQGLGTDKDAEILAWAFDKKREKGDTEFFTVDGTGDKIVVYLNGKQEKGTADPESVRDQIEVVVKNKLAAKQISEKIGKAGNLDQIAKQFATTKQSAQVNLLNPSVAGSMEPKVAGAAFGVKKGQLSKPVEGGTGVYVLIKKNETVNKQPGDLKQFTESITQRNAGMFGQAWLKSLQDNAKIDDYRIEIWNKVGSQQ; this comes from the coding sequence ATGGCAATTTTAGGACAAATTAGGAGTAAGCCTTGGCTTTTGATGGGAGTAATTGCATTAGCGCTTTTGGCGTTCCTTGTAAACCCGGAGAGTATCGATAAGGTTTTTGGTAAAAATCCTGATGTTTTAGGAAAAGTGAATGGTGAGAAAATTACCCGTGAAGAGTTTAATGATCAACTTTTCGTGTTGCAGCAACAGGCAGATCAGCAGGGCCAGCCAAAAGCAGGTCTTGAGGAGCAGGCTTGGCAATTGCTTGTGCAATCGAAACTGATTAAACAACAATTCGAAAAGCTGGGCTTTGAAATGACGGAAGATTATTTCTGGAATCAACTTCAGTATGATCAGATGTTTGCTCAACAGCAGCAGTTCTTTGATGAGAAAGGGAATTTCAAGACTCAGGAGCTTAAAAAACAAATCGAAGACATGAAGGCTGCTTCGCCGGAAGGATACAATCAATGGCTGAAAACCAGAAAGTCAATCGAGTACAGATTGATGGCAAGACAGGTTTTTGCTAATGTTTCCCAAGGTATTACGACAGGTAAAAAAGAAGCTGAAGAATTAATGAAGCAAAGAGATCAGCTAGCTGATATCGACTTTGTAAAAATTGATTATGCTGCATACCTTCAAAAAAATAATATTAAAGTTACTGCTGAAGATTTAGCGAATTATATCAAGCAGCATCCTATCATGTTCAAAGCGGAAGCGAGCAGAAATCTAGGTGTTGTATATTTCCCTTCTCAGCCAAGTGCAGCAGATGATGCGGCGGCTCAGAAAGAAATCAATAAGCTATTCTCAGCAGGAACTGATGCAAGTGGAGGCGCAGAAAATTTCCAGAATACTAAAAACGATTCTATGTTTGTTATGGCGAATTCTGATATGCCTTTCAGCAATCAGTATGTAATGCCAAACCAATTGCCACAGACTATCCAGGGCCAGATTGCTACAGCAGCGATTGGACAAACCTTCGGACCGTACAAAGAGCAAAACTTCTATGTAGTTTCTAAACTTTTAGATAAAAAAGCTTCTGATTCTACATTATCTAAGCATATTTTAATTGCGTACAAAGGTGCGGAGAGATCTACAGCAACAAGAACTAAGGAGCAAGCGAAAAAGATTGCTGATAGTCTTTTAACTGTGATTAAAGGTAATCCTGCAGCATTTGCAAATGGTCTTAAGCTTTCTGATGAGCCAAACGCAGTTGAAAGAAACGGTAGCGTGGGATGGACGACTCCTCAAAGTCAGTTTGCTCCGGGATATCTTAATTTCCTGGCAAGCAATCCTAAAGGATCTACAGGTCTTGCAGAAACAGAATTTGGTTATCACATCATTAATGTAGAAGATAAAAAGGCAGGAACGATGGGTTATAAAGTTGCCCATTTAGTAAAAGCTGTTAAGCCTTCTGATGCTACGGAAGCTGAAACTGATAAAAAAGCAAGAAAATTTATCCAGCAGGTTCAAGGGAAATCCTTCAACGATTTCGTGAATATTGCTAAAAAAGGAAACTACCAGTTTTCAAATCCTAAACAGGCGAAGAGATTTGACGGTCAGCTTCAAGGTTTAGGAACAGATAAAGATGCTGAAATCCTTGCATGGGCTTTTGATAAGAAAAGAGAAAAAGGGGATACAGAATTCTTCACTGTAGACGGGACAGGAGATAAAATTGTAGTTTACTTAAACGGGAAGCAGGAAAAAGGAACTGCTGATCCGGAATCTGTGAGAGATCAGATCGAAGTGGTAGTTAAAAATAAATTGGCTGCAAAACAGATTTCTGAAAAAATCGGTAAAGCAGGGAATTTGGATCAGATTGCTAAGCAATTTGCTACTACAAAACAATCGGCTCAGGTTAACCTATTGAATCCTTCAGTTGCAGGATCAATGGAGCCGAAAGTTGCCGGTGCAGCATTCGGTGTTAAGAAAGGACAGCTTTCTAAGCCGGTAGAAGGCGGAACAGGAGTTTATGTTTTAATCAAAAAGAACGAAACGGTAAACAAACAGCCTGGAGATCTTAAACAGTTCACAGAATCTATCACTCAGAGAAACGCAGGAATGTTCGGTCAAGCTTGGTTGAAGAGCTTACAGGATAATGCTAAAATTGATGATTATAGAATTGAGATCTGGAACAAAGTAGGTTCTCAACAATAA